The following proteins come from a genomic window of Corallococcus sp. NCRR:
- a CDS encoding transposase, which produces MRRHELSDAEWSRIEPLLGSRSGPPSKRGDRDFINAVVWRVKTGVQWRDLPER; this is translated from the coding sequence GTGCGCCGACATGAACTGAGCGATGCCGAGTGGAGCCGCATTGAGCCCTTGCTGGGCTCGCGCAGCGGCCCTCCCTCGAAGCGCGGGGACCGCGACTTCATCAACGCCGTCGTCTGGCGCGTGAAGACGGGCGTGCAGTGGCGCGACCTGCCCGAGCGATAG
- the folD gene encoding bifunctional methylenetetrahydrofolate dehydrogenase/methenyltetrahydrofolate cyclohydrolase FolD, with amino-acid sequence MTAQLIDGKAVAARVRAEIKEEVARLKAERGITPGLAVVRVGEDPASKIYVTGKKKAAEEVGFNSWEHHPDETITQDALLALVHKLNEDPAVHGILVQLPLPKHIDADAIIAAVKPEKDADGFHPMNAGNLLLGRPATRACTPYGVMRLLEEVGCNPSGKRAVVVGRSNIVGKPQALMLLQKDATVTVCHRKSDLPAEVAQADILVVAVGVPELVKGAWIKPGAVVIDVGMNRKADGKLVGDVEFAAAAERASFITPVPGGVGPMTIAMLMKNTLEAAQRAGK; translated from the coding sequence ATGACGGCTCAGTTGATTGACGGCAAGGCAGTGGCGGCGCGCGTGCGGGCGGAGATCAAGGAGGAGGTGGCGCGCCTGAAGGCCGAGCGCGGCATCACCCCGGGGCTCGCCGTGGTGCGCGTGGGTGAGGACCCGGCGTCCAAGATCTATGTGACGGGGAAGAAGAAGGCCGCCGAGGAGGTGGGCTTCAACTCCTGGGAGCACCACCCGGACGAGACCATCACCCAGGACGCGCTCCTGGCGCTGGTGCACAAGCTGAACGAGGACCCGGCCGTGCACGGCATCCTGGTGCAGCTGCCGTTGCCCAAGCACATCGACGCGGACGCCATCATCGCGGCGGTGAAGCCGGAGAAGGACGCGGACGGCTTCCACCCGATGAACGCGGGCAACCTGCTCCTGGGGAGGCCGGCGACGCGGGCGTGCACGCCCTATGGGGTGATGCGGCTGCTGGAGGAGGTGGGCTGCAACCCGTCCGGCAAGCGCGCGGTGGTGGTGGGCCGCAGCAACATCGTGGGCAAGCCGCAGGCGCTGATGCTGCTCCAGAAGGACGCGACGGTGACGGTGTGCCACCGCAAGAGCGACCTGCCGGCGGAGGTGGCGCAGGCGGACATCCTGGTGGTGGCGGTGGGCGTGCCGGAGCTGGTGAAGGGCGCGTGGATCAAGCCCGGCGCGGTGGTGATTGACGTCGGGATGAACCGCAAGGCGGACGGGAAGCTGGTGGGGGACGTGGAGTTCGCCGCCGCGGCGGAGCGCGCGTCGTTCATCACGCCGGTGCCGGGTGGTGTGGGCCCGATGACGATCGCGATGCTGATGAAGAACACGCTGGAGGCGGCTCAGCGCGCGGGGAAGTAG
- a CDS encoding TerB family tellurite resistance protein yields MAGLLMGGPWAIVLGLILGTGLGHYFDEQHAAPPDFPEIFSDFPATFEPPPKPAPLSQGPGEFPIVQAPDEDPLDRDITALFVDVARADGDMRREEVREVRRYFEEVLRADAHTVQAVRRYLKDFLSHPASLDAPAALASCLDSLPSGERLRLLDALYEMALADGPLQRSEREALKRMAEGLDVPDTKVQALAEQHLGDATAHYQTLGLPPDATDAEVKSAYRKLAARFHPDKASHLAPKAAEQAARRFQAVRDAYEEIRRLRGL; encoded by the coding sequence ATGGCCGGCCTCCTCATGGGCGGGCCCTGGGCCATCGTGCTCGGTCTCATCCTGGGCACCGGCCTGGGCCACTACTTCGACGAACAGCACGCCGCGCCCCCGGACTTCCCTGAAATCTTCAGCGACTTCCCCGCCACCTTCGAGCCGCCGCCCAAGCCGGCCCCCCTCTCCCAGGGCCCCGGCGAATTCCCCATCGTCCAGGCCCCGGACGAGGACCCGCTCGACCGCGACATCACCGCCCTCTTCGTGGACGTCGCCCGCGCCGACGGCGACATGCGCCGCGAGGAGGTCCGCGAGGTCCGCCGCTACTTCGAGGAGGTCCTCCGCGCCGACGCCCACACCGTCCAGGCCGTGCGCCGCTACCTCAAGGACTTCCTCTCCCACCCCGCCTCCCTGGACGCCCCCGCCGCCCTCGCCTCCTGCCTGGACTCCCTGCCTTCGGGCGAACGGCTCCGCCTGCTGGACGCGCTCTATGAGATGGCGCTCGCGGACGGCCCCCTCCAGCGCTCCGAACGCGAGGCCCTGAAGCGCATGGCTGAAGGCCTGGACGTCCCCGACACCAAGGTCCAGGCCCTGGCCGAACAGCACCTGGGCGACGCCACCGCCCACTACCAGACGCTGGGCCTGCCCCCGGATGCCACCGACGCGGAGGTGAAGAGCGCCTACCGCAAGCTCGCCGCCCGCTTCCACCCGGACAAGGCCAGCCACCTCGCACCCAAGGCCGCCGAGCAGGCCGCACGCCGGTTCCAGGCCGTCCGCGACGCCTACGAGGAAATCCGCAGGCTGCGCGGCCTGTAG
- a CDS encoding Smr/MutS family protein yields the protein MSQRPPKKKEAEFQNNPFKSAIKTLQDQQKQEKEAAAAAEAAAKKKAAAPKATKAPKARPEDDDVGLFFSAMDGVQQITNRGEAPKTHPRLPELIDDNAEALAQLSDLVAVDGPLSFTGSDASFEGASPGVDPNLLRSLRRGDFSVQDRLDLHGKTQREAQAAVERFLSDSRRAKRRCVLIVHGRGLNSKDQIPVLKDAVRDLLSQKRLERMVLAFSTARPQDGGAGAVYVLLRR from the coding sequence ATGAGCCAGCGTCCCCCGAAGAAGAAGGAAGCGGAGTTCCAGAACAACCCGTTCAAGTCCGCCATCAAGACGCTTCAGGATCAGCAGAAGCAGGAGAAGGAGGCCGCCGCCGCCGCGGAGGCCGCCGCGAAGAAGAAGGCCGCCGCGCCCAAGGCCACGAAGGCCCCCAAGGCCCGTCCGGAGGACGACGACGTGGGCCTCTTCTTCTCCGCCATGGACGGCGTGCAGCAGATCACGAACCGCGGTGAAGCCCCCAAGACGCACCCGCGCCTGCCGGAGCTCATCGACGACAACGCGGAGGCGCTCGCGCAGCTCTCCGACCTGGTCGCCGTGGACGGGCCGCTGTCCTTCACCGGCTCGGACGCGTCCTTCGAGGGCGCCTCCCCCGGCGTGGACCCCAACCTGCTGCGTTCCCTGCGCCGGGGCGACTTCTCCGTGCAGGACCGGCTGGACCTCCACGGCAAGACGCAGCGCGAGGCCCAGGCCGCCGTGGAGCGCTTCCTGTCCGACAGCCGCCGCGCCAAGCGCCGCTGCGTGCTCATCGTCCACGGGCGCGGTTTGAATTCCAAGGATCAGATTCCCGTGCTCAAGGACGCGGTGAGGGACCTGTTGTCGCAGAAGCGGCTGGAGCGCATGGTGCTGGCGTTCTCCACTGCCCGTCCGCAGGACGGCGGGGCTGGCGCCGTCTACGTGCTGCTGCGCCGATAG
- the add gene encoding adenosine deaminase gives MVRDLIDLHIHVGGAVAPHILWSIAHQQGFKLPVKNYFDFVELITSRPGKVGSLDDYLKILHTWTEKIQSSPSAIERSVYEVIGKEYRGSRVTQIELRFNPMKRNLSSELDLDHIIHAALRGMDRATLEYGVKVGLIFCLAREFDHKLNSIIVEKAIKYRSRGVYGIDLAGTERDAMEHKSSLSEYEDLYARARKAGLKCTVHTGETAGTGANGLMAAVEKLKPHRIGHGIRAAYDESAMKVLRENNITLELCPTSNIHTKAVADLQELKHIMQTFWDRKVKFTINTDGPYLLETDMRREIEIVESNGLLTTEQVDQALAWAREASFIPA, from the coding sequence ATGGTTCGCGACCTCATTGACCTTCATATCCACGTGGGTGGCGCGGTGGCTCCGCACATCCTGTGGTCCATCGCCCACCAGCAGGGCTTCAAGCTCCCCGTCAAGAACTACTTCGACTTCGTCGAGCTGATCACCTCCCGTCCGGGCAAGGTGGGCAGCCTCGACGACTACCTGAAGATCCTCCACACCTGGACGGAGAAGATCCAATCGTCTCCCAGCGCCATCGAGCGCTCCGTCTACGAGGTGATTGGCAAGGAGTACCGGGGCAGCCGCGTCACCCAGATCGAGCTGCGCTTCAACCCGATGAAGCGCAACCTCTCCAGCGAGCTGGACCTGGACCACATCATCCACGCGGCGCTGCGGGGCATGGACCGCGCGACGCTGGAGTACGGCGTGAAGGTGGGCCTCATCTTCTGCCTGGCCCGCGAGTTCGACCACAAGCTCAACAGCATCATCGTGGAGAAGGCCATCAAGTACCGCTCGCGCGGCGTGTACGGCATCGACCTGGCCGGCACGGAGCGCGACGCGATGGAGCACAAGTCTTCCCTCTCCGAGTACGAGGACCTCTACGCCCGCGCGCGCAAGGCGGGCCTCAAGTGCACCGTGCACACCGGCGAGACGGCCGGCACGGGCGCCAACGGCCTGATGGCGGCGGTGGAGAAGCTCAAGCCCCACCGCATCGGCCACGGCATCCGCGCCGCCTACGATGAGTCCGCGATGAAGGTCCTGCGTGAGAACAACATCACGCTGGAGCTGTGCCCGACCTCCAACATCCACACCAAGGCGGTGGCGGACCTGCAGGAGCTCAAGCACATCATGCAGACGTTCTGGGACCGCAAGGTGAAGTTCACCATCAACACGGACGGCCCCTACCTGCTGGAGACGGACATGCGGCGGGAGATTGAAATCGTCGAGTCCAACGGCCTGCTCACGACGGAGCAGGTGGACCAGGCACTCGCGTGGGCGCGCGAGGCGTCCTTCATCCCGGCCTGA
- a CDS encoding quinone-dependent dihydroorotate dehydrogenase produces the protein MYGLTRALLFSLPPEPAHRLGMSGLAALGKWNARCRAMREHTLARAPMDLSVELAGLKFAHPVALAAGLDKDAEAVDGLFACGFSAVEIGTVTPKPQSGNPKPRLFRLPEHRAVINRMGFNNHGAATAAERLKAREWKPGPLGVNIGKNKDTPLERAVDDYVACVDALAPLGDYVVVNASSPNTPGLRKLQEPEALSALLLAVRERMDPVAPGTPLFLKIAPDLTPEAVDEVVDVAMARGLSGLIATNTTLTRPFEHKHSKEAGGLSGAPVRELSNAVIRRAYQRGKGALPLIGVGGVFTAQDVYEKLRAGATVVQVYTGFIYEGPGMVDRILPELGALLARDGFASVRDVIGVDAR, from the coding sequence ATGTACGGCCTGACTCGCGCATTGCTCTTCAGCCTGCCCCCGGAGCCCGCGCACCGGCTGGGCATGTCGGGGCTCGCGGCCCTGGGGAAGTGGAACGCCCGCTGCCGCGCGATGCGCGAGCACACGCTGGCCCGCGCGCCCATGGACCTGTCCGTGGAGCTGGCGGGGCTGAAGTTCGCCCACCCGGTGGCGCTGGCCGCCGGACTGGACAAGGACGCGGAGGCCGTGGACGGGCTGTTCGCCTGCGGCTTCTCCGCCGTGGAGATTGGCACCGTCACGCCCAAGCCCCAGTCGGGCAACCCGAAGCCGCGGCTGTTCCGCCTTCCGGAGCACCGCGCGGTCATCAACCGCATGGGCTTCAACAACCATGGCGCGGCCACCGCGGCGGAGCGCCTCAAGGCCCGCGAGTGGAAGCCCGGCCCGCTGGGCGTGAACATCGGCAAGAACAAGGACACGCCGCTGGAGCGCGCGGTGGACGACTACGTGGCGTGCGTGGACGCGCTCGCGCCGCTGGGGGACTACGTCGTCGTCAACGCGTCCTCGCCCAACACGCCGGGCCTGCGCAAGCTCCAGGAGCCGGAGGCGCTGTCCGCGCTGCTGCTCGCCGTGCGCGAGCGCATGGACCCGGTGGCCCCGGGCACGCCGCTGTTCCTGAAGATCGCCCCGGACCTCACGCCCGAGGCCGTGGATGAGGTCGTGGACGTGGCGATGGCGCGCGGGCTGTCCGGGCTCATCGCCACCAACACCACCCTCACCCGCCCCTTCGAGCACAAGCACTCGAAGGAGGCCGGCGGCCTGTCCGGCGCCCCCGTGCGGGAGCTGTCCAACGCCGTCATCCGCCGCGCGTACCAGCGCGGCAAGGGCGCCCTGCCCCTCATCGGCGTGGGCGGCGTGTTCACCGCGCAGGACGTCTACGAGAAGCTGCGCGCGGGCGCGACCGTGGTCCAGGTCTACACGGGCTTCATCTACGAAGGCCCGGGAATGGTGGACCGCATCCTCCCGGAGCTGGGCGCCCTGCTGGCCCGGGACGGCTTCGCCTCCGTGCGCGACGTGATTGGCGTGGACGCCCGCTGA
- a CDS encoding serine/threonine protein kinase codes for MNDVQRFGPYRVLRDIGEGGMGRVSLAEREGWEAPVVLKRIHSEHAADVRFRRRLLREAEVAAGLHHVNVVRVLETGVIDDQVYLSMEYVAGSSLAHVHAASRPELLPLGPILDAIAQACDGLAYVHRFVNPESGKWMELIHRDVSLDNLLLSYTGTVKIADFGIVKTSEGTQTTSGVVMGKLAYMSPEQIRDDVLDARADLYSLGVCLYELLAGRRPFPIQRGRSVMESVLYDAPPPLTPQRPGIPASLVSLVEALLAKDRQGRPTEATAVAKELRAELARLGESPLFPSRLMEPPTGVPAKPRRLRPALPEPPSPEPTEVMKPEALPTLPLEPAPPQHSEVPTQALRPRRPVSQPPEPAPVKEQARLPEPVKRFRSSEEPPPSPQAPWLKWVAVSVAGSLLAAAAWWWS; via the coding sequence ATGAACGACGTCCAGCGATTCGGGCCATACCGCGTCCTGCGGGACATCGGCGAAGGCGGCATGGGGCGCGTCTCGCTCGCGGAGCGCGAGGGCTGGGAAGCGCCGGTCGTCCTCAAGCGCATCCACTCCGAGCACGCCGCCGACGTCCGCTTCCGCCGCCGCCTGCTGCGGGAGGCGGAGGTCGCCGCCGGACTGCATCACGTCAACGTGGTGCGCGTGCTGGAGACGGGCGTCATCGACGACCAGGTGTACCTGTCCATGGAGTACGTCGCGGGCTCCAGCCTCGCGCATGTCCATGCGGCCAGCCGGCCGGAGCTGCTGCCGCTGGGCCCCATCCTGGATGCCATTGCCCAGGCGTGTGACGGACTCGCGTACGTGCACCGCTTCGTCAACCCGGAGTCGGGCAAGTGGATGGAGCTCATCCACCGCGACGTGTCCCTGGACAACCTTCTCCTGTCCTACACCGGCACGGTGAAGATCGCGGACTTCGGCATCGTGAAGACGTCCGAAGGCACGCAGACGACGTCCGGCGTGGTGATGGGGAAGCTGGCGTACATGTCCCCGGAGCAGATCCGCGACGACGTCCTGGACGCGCGCGCGGACCTGTACTCGCTGGGCGTCTGTCTTTATGAGCTGCTCGCCGGACGCCGTCCATTCCCCATCCAGCGCGGCCGTTCGGTGATGGAGTCGGTGCTGTATGACGCTCCGCCGCCGCTCACGCCGCAGCGTCCGGGGATTCCCGCGTCGCTGGTGTCGCTGGTGGAAGCGCTGCTCGCCAAGGACCGCCAGGGCAGGCCCACGGAGGCCACCGCGGTGGCGAAGGAGCTCCGCGCGGAGCTGGCCCGGCTGGGCGAGTCCCCGCTCTTCCCGTCCCGGCTGATGGAGCCCCCGACCGGCGTCCCGGCGAAGCCCCGGAGGCTCCGCCCGGCCCTGCCCGAGCCGCCCTCTCCCGAGCCCACGGAGGTGATGAAGCCGGAGGCGCTGCCCACCCTGCCCCTGGAGCCCGCGCCCCCACAACATTCGGAGGTGCCGACCCAGGCGCTGAGGCCGCGGCGCCCCGTGTCCCAGCCGCCGGAGCCCGCTCCCGTGAAGGAGCAGGCCCGGCTCCCGGAACCCGTGAAGCGGTTCCGGTCCTCCGAGGAGCCGCCACCGTCCCCACAGGCGCCGTGGCTCAAGTGGGTGGCCGTGTCCGTGGCGGGGAGCCTGCTCGCCGCGGCGGCCTGGTGGTGGAGCTGA
- a CDS encoding serine/threonine-protein kinase translates to MKTSRPTEDTGSQAPNTGHPTGDSSAPERPLHATRVGRYVLLARLGKGGMGEVFEAFDPELRRTVAIKLLHERRLPDEEEDARALRLVREAQAMARLSHPNVLTVHDVGTHDGRVFIAMARVEGGTLRQWLREGPHPQRQVLAVCRAMGQGLAAAHAAGLVHRDFKPDNVLLGRDGGVWVTDFGIASDAGVGTEAGPAVPPAALLEGPLDTRLTATGALVGTPAYMAPEQYAGRGPDARADQFSYCVSVYEALTGQRPFEEGTLRRMAVTLLDSQRAPQGAVVPRVELEPPAHPSVPGWVHRVLAQGLAVAPEQRFASMEALLAALERDPEAGRKKLAGRSIAVVAGLFLGVGVAWVRPTPCSGAPKLFARVWGPAQKAAVAEAFEKSGASDADGAFERVERALDAYASEWSRMHRQACEATRVTGEQPEAHLALRMSCLDRRLRAVDALSTELAHADVALVQRSAEAVDSLRGVSGCANVEALSATVPPPEDPTARARVEAVRQDVAHAQALLDTGRYSQAVPVARAAVEAAHATHYRPVEAEALHALGWAHHRMSQSRDARATWHEAMAAATAGRHDEVALQVATELVLGLSGDPEWFPEAHLWSAQAHALIERLGSAPDLEGRLANHEGILAMNEAALDAAAEHYTRALALRERTLGPMHVDTAKVYNNLGMVMLRQGRRAEGTALYQKALAIYEERLGPVHPLLVGPLINLGFAEQDAGNLPKALEWLQRAYTLRQQTLGPLNSQTLLLLHDIALVQESLGAPDRALALHRQALEGMRQGFGAESREAIDSLKALAGAEERLERDADALAHFQEGLALQRKVLPPDEFAVETLEEDVGRLMVAQGRPKEAVPLLRAALESKSRALGADHARTIHSRTALGLAYFLLGQGDSARDLLETSERVLAPLGWNPMDAAMTHFALAQALWSQPAEHARAMTLAKKAEEGFTQGGSMMRRELAQVKQWIASR, encoded by the coding sequence ATGAAGACCTCCCGGCCTACTGAAGACACCGGTTCCCAGGCGCCGAATACAGGCCACCCGACGGGTGACTCCAGCGCGCCGGAGCGTCCGCTCCACGCGACGCGCGTGGGCCGCTATGTCTTGCTGGCGCGGCTGGGCAAGGGCGGCATGGGCGAAGTCTTTGAAGCCTTCGACCCGGAGCTGCGCCGCACCGTCGCCATCAAGCTGCTGCACGAGCGGCGTCTGCCGGACGAGGAGGAGGACGCCCGCGCGCTGCGGCTGGTGCGCGAGGCCCAGGCCATGGCGCGCCTGTCCCATCCGAACGTGCTCACGGTGCATGACGTGGGCACGCACGACGGACGGGTGTTCATCGCCATGGCGCGGGTGGAGGGCGGCACGCTGCGGCAGTGGCTGCGCGAGGGACCGCATCCCCAAAGACAGGTGCTGGCGGTGTGCCGGGCGATGGGGCAGGGGCTCGCGGCGGCGCACGCGGCGGGGTTGGTGCACCGCGACTTCAAGCCAGACAACGTGCTCCTGGGCCGGGACGGCGGCGTCTGGGTGACGGACTTCGGCATCGCGTCCGACGCGGGCGTGGGCACGGAGGCCGGGCCCGCGGTGCCTCCGGCGGCGCTGTTGGAGGGGCCGCTCGACACGCGCCTCACGGCGACGGGCGCGCTGGTGGGGACGCCCGCGTACATGGCGCCGGAGCAGTACGCGGGGCGGGGCCCGGACGCGAGAGCGGACCAGTTCAGCTATTGCGTGTCCGTCTACGAAGCGCTCACCGGCCAGCGCCCCTTCGAGGAGGGGACGCTGCGGCGCATGGCCGTCACCCTGCTGGATTCGCAGCGGGCGCCCCAGGGCGCGGTGGTGCCCCGGGTGGAGCTGGAGCCGCCCGCGCATCCGTCCGTTCCAGGCTGGGTGCACCGCGTGCTGGCGCAAGGCCTGGCGGTGGCGCCGGAGCAGCGCTTCGCGTCCATGGAGGCGCTGCTGGCGGCGCTGGAGCGCGACCCGGAGGCGGGACGCAAGAAGCTCGCGGGCCGCTCCATCGCGGTGGTGGCCGGGCTCTTCCTGGGCGTGGGCGTGGCGTGGGTGCGTCCCACGCCGTGCAGCGGCGCGCCCAAGCTGTTCGCCCGCGTGTGGGGCCCCGCGCAGAAGGCGGCGGTGGCGGAGGCCTTCGAGAAGAGCGGCGCGAGCGACGCGGACGGTGCATTCGAGCGGGTGGAGCGCGCGCTGGATGCGTACGCGTCGGAGTGGAGCCGCATGCACCGCCAGGCCTGCGAGGCCACGCGCGTGACGGGAGAGCAGCCGGAGGCGCACCTCGCGCTGCGCATGTCGTGCCTGGACCGGCGCCTGCGCGCGGTGGACGCGCTGAGCACGGAGCTGGCGCACGCGGATGTGGCGCTGGTGCAGCGCAGCGCGGAAGCAGTGGACTCGCTGCGTGGCGTGTCCGGCTGCGCGAACGTGGAGGCGCTGTCCGCCACGGTACCGCCTCCGGAGGACCCGACGGCGCGCGCCCGCGTGGAGGCGGTGCGCCAGGACGTGGCGCATGCGCAGGCGCTGCTCGACACGGGCCGCTACTCGCAGGCGGTGCCCGTGGCCAGGGCGGCCGTGGAGGCGGCGCACGCGACGCACTACCGGCCGGTGGAGGCGGAGGCGCTCCACGCGCTGGGCTGGGCGCACCACCGCATGAGCCAGTCGCGCGACGCGCGGGCCACGTGGCACGAGGCCATGGCCGCCGCCACGGCGGGACGGCATGACGAAGTGGCGCTCCAGGTGGCCACGGAGCTGGTGCTCGGGCTGAGCGGGGACCCCGAGTGGTTCCCCGAGGCCCACCTGTGGAGCGCCCAGGCGCACGCGCTCATCGAACGGCTGGGCTCCGCGCCGGACCTGGAGGGGCGGCTCGCCAACCACGAGGGCATCCTCGCGATGAACGAGGCAGCGCTCGACGCGGCGGCGGAGCACTACACGCGGGCCCTGGCGCTGCGCGAGCGCACCCTGGGGCCCATGCACGTGGACACCGCGAAGGTCTACAACAACCTGGGCATGGTGATGCTGCGCCAGGGCAGGAGGGCGGAGGGCACCGCGCTGTACCAGAAGGCGCTCGCCATCTACGAGGAGCGGCTGGGGCCGGTGCATCCGCTGCTCGTGGGCCCGCTCATCAACCTGGGCTTCGCGGAGCAGGATGCGGGAAACCTGCCCAAGGCGCTGGAGTGGTTGCAGCGCGCGTACACGCTGCGGCAGCAGACGCTGGGGCCGCTCAATTCCCAGACATTGCTGCTGCTCCACGACATCGCGCTGGTGCAGGAGTCGTTGGGTGCGCCGGACCGGGCGCTCGCGCTGCACCGGCAGGCGCTGGAGGGCATGCGTCAGGGCTTTGGCGCGGAGAGCCGCGAGGCAATTGATTCGCTGAAGGCCCTGGCGGGCGCGGAGGAGCGTCTGGAGCGGGACGCGGACGCGCTCGCGCACTTCCAGGAAGGACTGGCGCTCCAGCGCAAGGTGCTGCCGCCGGACGAGTTCGCGGTGGAGACCCTGGAGGAGGACGTGGGGCGGTTGATGGTGGCGCAGGGCCGTCCGAAGGAAGCGGTGCCGCTCTTGCGCGCGGCGCTGGAGTCCAAGTCGCGCGCGCTGGGCGCGGACCATGCGCGGACCATCCACAGCCGCACGGCGCTGGGGCTCGCGTACTTCCTGCTGGGGCAGGGCGACAGCGCGCGTGACTTGCTGGAGACGTCGGAGCGGGTGCTGGCGCCGCTGGGCTGGAACCCGATGGACGCGGCGATGACGCACTTCGCGCTCGCGCAGGCGCTCTGGAGTCAGCCGGCGGAGCATGCACGGGCGATGACGCTCGCGAAGAAGGCCGAGGAAGGCTTCACCCAGGGCGGCTCCATGATGCGACGCGAGCTGGCACAGGTGAAGCAATGGATTGCCAGTCGCTGA
- a CDS encoding ornithine cyclodeaminase family protein, whose product MPTLLLSARDLRGLYTVELGLEAVERAFLAHGRGDALMPPKVYLSLPKHDGDFRAMPAFLDGAAGVKWVNAHPQNPRKHGLPTVRAVYVLSDPDTASPLAILDGTLLTAWRTGAAGGIASKYLARKQPRTLGLVGCGVQARVLIDAHRALFGDLELLLADVSAPAAEALQKEKGGRVVSLQEASGADIVCSATPARAPVVRREWVQAGAHINAMGADAPGKQELDPRLLVEGRVFIDDPDQALHSGEVNVPLHDGLIQAEQLAGTLGEVIAGRKPGRTGTEVTVFDSTGLAVQDVALARALYDVALAKGVGQKFALVDEA is encoded by the coding sequence ATGCCCACCCTCCTCCTCAGCGCCAGGGACCTGCGCGGCCTCTACACCGTCGAGCTCGGACTGGAAGCCGTCGAGCGTGCCTTCCTGGCCCATGGCCGCGGCGACGCGCTCATGCCTCCCAAGGTGTACCTGTCCCTGCCGAAGCACGACGGCGACTTCCGCGCCATGCCCGCGTTCCTCGACGGCGCGGCCGGCGTGAAGTGGGTCAACGCCCATCCCCAGAACCCGCGCAAGCACGGGCTGCCCACGGTGCGCGCCGTGTATGTGCTCAGCGATCCGGACACCGCGTCCCCGCTGGCCATCCTGGACGGAACTCTGCTCACCGCATGGCGCACCGGCGCCGCTGGCGGCATCGCGTCCAAGTATCTGGCCAGGAAGCAGCCCCGCACGCTGGGGCTCGTGGGCTGCGGCGTGCAGGCGCGCGTCCTCATCGACGCGCACCGCGCCCTGTTCGGGGATCTGGAGCTGCTGCTCGCGGACGTGTCCGCCCCCGCCGCGGAGGCCCTCCAGAAGGAGAAGGGCGGCCGCGTGGTGAGCCTCCAGGAGGCCTCCGGCGCGGACATCGTCTGCTCCGCCACGCCCGCGCGCGCCCCGGTGGTCCGCCGTGAATGGGTCCAGGCCGGCGCCCACATCAACGCCATGGGCGCGGATGCCCCCGGCAAGCAGGAGCTGGACCCGCGCCTGCTCGTCGAAGGGCGCGTCTTCATCGACGACCCGGATCAGGCGCTCCACTCCGGCGAGGTCAACGTCCCGCTGCACGACGGGCTCATCCAGGCCGAGCAGCTCGCCGGCACCCTGGGAGAGGTCATCGCCGGCCGCAAACCCGGCCGCACCGGCACCGAGGTCACCGTCTTCGACTCCACCGGCCTCGCCGTACAGGACGTGGCCCTGGCCCGCGCGCTCTACGACGTCGCCCTGGCGAAGGGCGTGGGGCAGAAGTTCGCTTTGGTCGACGAAGCCTGA